The sequence aaattaaaattcaactcgacaattataaaaaaaaaaaaaacttttatgatatattatttctattttatatagctatatatatatatatatctttaaatgtcaatattttgatctatatctaataataataagcaaaaaCATAGTATGCAATTAGTGTAACTTTAAGTTTACTttcaagtaataattttttagtccgtaaaataaaattagtccgtaaaataaaattacaaattttatttttacgtacGGCCCTGTGTCTGTATTTCTCGTTCGTATTCGTGTTATTAATTTCCTCATAAACATCGTTCATCTTCTCGTTACGAGCATTGCATTATTGATGTGCGACATGTACATCGGTAGAACATGATATTAAGTGTAGCGAATTTTGTTGCACGCAACGATCTACCGCCACCCTAAACGAGGGTGAGACAGTCCCTTCGCAGTCCCTCGCTCTCAGTCCCTTCGCAGATATCGATATGGATACATTAAAGCAAGCATACGCAGGTGTTCATTCTTCCTCGATTATCTgattagattagattaatTCATACAGCATCTCATACAGCAGATATATCCGTATTTTAAGTTATTCTCCATAacgtaatattattgtaaatgcaAGTTGAAATTAGGCGAAAATGATTAgctatatttatctttctaaaGGTTATTTACATAGAATGATGatgttcttttattcttttatgtacatacacaattaataataataataataatatttgattttaaacaatatatatatgtgcaatttttatatattggatgtgatataatatgattatatacatatatcttttgccTAGATCTGATGTGTATCTAATCTCTGACAATGTGAAAACGTAAAACAAATATCTGtcggagaaaagaaaattttaacgaaaggaaaaaaatatcctaCGTAACTTTTTATGTAggatatctttttcaaatatctttatatttgacGTGTTGAATAAGATGattcgattttaataaaatacaattttttatcccatttttttaaatataagtgcAGATTACGAATGGgccattaaattaaatcgatcCTGCTTGAAAATGTTGGGCATTTGGCCGAAAAATAACGAAACTAAATGGGAAAAATTAATGACGAACGTACGCATAATCGTTATGCTAAATATAGGAATCTGGTTTTGTTTGATTCCGAGTGTGCATTCCCTGCTCAAAATATGGGGCGATTTAATGTcaatgattgataatttgcaatatacgTTACCATTTACTATAGCAACGATAAAGTTTTTCATTATgtggcagaaaaaaaaaggtacgCGAACATACATCactgtaaattatatacatcaaaatcacattttttctcaatatctactttatcttgaaaataagCATGCAACGGACATATTCCTGCGTACTTCCTGTTTCTAGATATTCTACCGCTTCTAAATATGATTAAGCATGACTGGTTGAAGCCAAAAATTGTGCAAGAGAGAAATGTTATGATAAAACGAGCGCGACTCGCGTGCATGCTCACGATATtcggatattttataatgttcaCATCCTTTATTTTGGGTACGACTCTTCCTGTCTTCGGATTTTCAATGAGATATCTGACGAATAAAACAGATCCGGGTAGATTGATGCCATTACAGACGTATTACTTATATGATCGAGATAAGAGCCCGTTTTATGAAATAACGTACGTTCTGCAAACTATCGGCATATTTATGGTTGCCGCAGCGTACACCGGTACAGATTGTTTTCTAAGTCTGCTGGTTTTTCATGTTTGCGGTCAACTGGAGAATCTCAAGGCACGCGTCATGGatctcgataaatttattaattttgaaagcaTCTTATCTCATAGCATACAGGATCATATACGTCTCATCAGGTCAAGCATCATGTTTAAACAtggataatattaaagaattttttttggctttttttttgttttgcctTTAATATAGTATCGTAAAATTTACGCAAAATTGaaacgattaataaaatgtttttgtaaatactCTATACTAGTTTTTGTAAATACTCTATACTAGtagaataagataataaaattctttcttaatttaactgttaataaaaatctttttatagaatcccgatttttctcagatataaaaatgatataatgaaatgattaaaatgcTTGATATcgtttttcttattgttaataattttttttcatagatcAATCAGtatcattgataatatatttactttgatGCTACTTGCAGCGCTCTTTTACTTTGGCATACTATTCGCTTTTTACGGTTTTTTTATTGGTGCTGTAAGTATTCCTTCttgacttatatatatatatatatatatatatatatatatatatatacatagagagagagagaaatattcttcatatatCTTACttaatagcatatatattttctagatatatcataaatcatattttttttacagacagagagaaagagagagaaagagagaaagagagaaatatttttaaatattaatttttaattttaaatatatatttaatattattgcaatatattattaaaaaatatacatataaatttttatttcaaatattacgatgttatattaattcattttataagtatacattaattatgtatacatttcttatttcaatattatgttacaaaatattttaacaataataatactataatataacataaattataataaatataattatatatatatatatatatatatatatatatatatatatgacgtcATATTAGTATGAAGaagatactttattttaagaatttaaactCATAATTGTGAAAcgagcaatctttttcatattaggaataaaattaaatttaattacatatatattgatcttCATTCATTTGTTTAGATGATAACTCAGCGTAATGATGTCTCTGTACTACGTTTAACTTTTATCGTAATAgtgtttattaatacatttgcaCATACATGCCTTTATTGCACCGTGGGAGAAATTTTGGTCGCGCAAGtaagtaaaatatgttttgtttGGCTTATTATAAACATAGTACAAGACGAATTGTGATGCTAACTCATAGAGTATAGAACATTAAGCTTAACACAGTtgctttaatgttttataactttatagataattaagtaattatttccGTCCGATATAGAATCTCGATTGATTTAACATGCAATTTTGTAGCATGTAACCGTTTTGTTTGTCAAGTGCGAAGGAGTTTACAAGGCCGTATGCGAGTGCAAGTGGTATACGTTGGAGccaaaaaaagcaaaaaaccTATTGATTATAATGATTTCCGCCAACAAACCGCTGTGTCTTACCGCAGGAAAGCTGTTCCCTATGACAATGTCTACGTTTTGTAATGTAAGagttaaaataactttatacgTATCTAATttggtataaaataatattgcaataaaaataaaataattgcagattcaaaattcttttcgaTAAACTTAATCCAtaacaatcttatttttattttcttaaaattgtatatttatacaagataacattttaagaatagtacaattaaaataaattatgtatcttaatattatataagttaacgttaaaaatataagaaataagaagCATTAAATAATGAACATTTAATCATTGAGGCAGatctatctttaaaaatacacaaaaatataaataaaattaatcattatttttgattaaaaagtatgcttttaatatttatcataaatattatatatatatatgtgtttcagTTGTTGAAAACATCGGGCGGTTATATATCGGTCTTACTGGCACATCGGGAATAAAAAGCTCTGATATTTTTCTGAGCAATGCAAGACATGACAATagtgatatatttatgaactcaatattcacatttataataaatattatatagtaattatgtagtaataatttatatagcattaatattatatagtaataaatatagttttggTTATAACATTGTGcatgtttataaattcatcAATATGCAGTCTaatgttgtattatttatgatttatagtttagtgatttatagatatattatttatagatattaatagtttgtttctttttttattatagtacaTAACATAATATACACGATATGATAAACgcatcttaatttatttctgacaAATTAGTAaacttattgatttataacaaACTGATGTATtccgttataaatatatgtatatttataatcattatatatataaagagagaaagagagagagagagagagatctttttaaattaatctttttatttaataaaattgttctatTGCATATATTGTGTTGCACAAACAATCTCTTAtatgtctaatttttttcaaagtaaaatatttccaaattttcttttatttatggtGAAATGTCTGATTCTTTCAcgcataaaaaacataaatctctaaaaataaattacttttatccTATACCATTAAATTTCagcataaaaagtataatttatttatatatgacttaaattatttcctcgagaatttatcacattttgtTCAATGTTGCGACATTATATAACTGCGTTATAATAGTATCTGCAATAATATCATCATTAACGCAATCGCgtattttcgcaaaataatcttattattaacataagaaTTAATGTTGAATGGCACAATTAATGCCGTTTATGCAGCTGTGTACATATtctgacatatatataaattatatcgcatGTAACAACGGTCGTTGCTGTGCTTCCCAAGCTTTGCTAGACGCGCTATTaaaagtaagaaatatatacgcaCGATGAGACAGCTTGTGTGTATCCTGATCTTGACGATTCTTGGTAGGtcaaatatcgaatatttaataacaatatgtaattgtttaagaatttctgaataattaattgaagtaAGTtcagagaggaagaaagaaaaagaaaaaatgtacgtttttatttttataataaatatgtaatctataaaagttaattcttttctatatatatgtctcgAAAGAAATGGGATTAgatgaatttgaaatataaaatttatcttttaggAGATTTCTgagtataacaataatatattactgaaaaaattttaattaaacagtaATAAGATTCTTGCgtattacaattttgtttGCACATTAATATCTTGTAAGATTTTTCGAAACAATTAttgatgtttaaaaattaatttgtacatcATACACATTTACAAGATAATAACGTTTTGTTCTTTAGGAGTCCATGCGGAGGAACCGGAAAAACTGGTAAGCGGAGTACCCACCTCCATCGAGCAATACCC is a genomic window of Cataglyphis hispanica isolate Lineage 1 chromosome 5, ULB_Chis1_1.0, whole genome shotgun sequence containing:
- the LOC126849561 gene encoding odorant receptor 63a-like, coding for MYIDYEWAIKLNRSCLKMLGIWPKNNETKWEKLMTNVRIIVMLNIGIWFCLIPSVHSLLKIWGDLMSMIDNLQYTLPFTIATIKFFIMWQKKKDILPLLNMIKHDWLKPKIVQERNVMIKRARLACMLTIFGYFIMFTSFILGTTLPVFGFSMRYLTNKTDPGRLMPLQTYYLYDRDKSPFYEITYVLQTIGIFMVAAAYTGTDCFLSLLVFHVCGQLENLKARVMDLDKFINFESILSHSIQDHIRLIRSISIIDNIFTLMLLAALFYFGILFAFYGFFIGAMITQRNDVSVLRLTFIVIVFINTFAHTCLYCTVGEILVAQCEGVYKAVCECKWYTLEPKKAKNLLIIMISANKPLCLTAGKLFPMTMSTFCNLLKTSGGYISVLLAHRE